The following is a genomic window from Miltoncostaea oceani.
ACAGCCTGGCCGCGCCGTTCGCGGGCGTCGCGTGGACGCTCACCTACTTCCGGCTGCGGGACCTCGAGGCCGGGCGCGAGAGGCTGCGCGACGGCGAGCGGGACTACACTCCCGCGTCGTGACCCGGTCCCCACGCGTGCTCGCGGCGGCGCTGGCGGTCGCCGCCCTGCTCGGCGCGGCCGGCTGCGGCGGCGACGACGGACCCGACGGGGCGAGCGCACCCGCCCCCGTCGTCACCAACTTCGCCGGCGACGTCTGCTCCGCCCGCGAGCCCGACCCGGACCCCGAGCCCGCGACGTACCCGGCGCCGCCCCCGGTGACCATCGACCCGTCGGTCGACTACACCGCCACGCTCGAGACCTCGTGCGGGACGATCGTGATCGCGCTCGACGCCGACGCCGCCCCGATCGCGGTCAACAACTTCGTGTTCCTGGCGCGCGAGGGCTTCTACGACGGCCTCCGGTTCCACCGGGTGGTGACGGGCTTCGTCATCCAGGGCGGCGACCCCGAGGGCGACGGCCGGGGCGGCCCCGGCTACACGTTCCCCGACGAGCTCCCCGACGACGGGTACCCCGCGGGGTCCGTCGCCATGGTGAACTCGGGCCCCGACACCAACGGCTCCCAGTTCTTCATCGTCACGGGCGCCGCGGAGCTCCCGAACGTCTACTCGCGCTTCGGGACCGTCACCCGGGGGCTCGACGTCGCCCGCGCCATCGAGGCGTTCGCCGACCCGAACGCGGACCCCGGTGACCCGTCGTCGCAGACGCCGTCCGACCCCGTCTACGTCTACTCGGTCACGATCACCGAGAGCTGACGCGCCCGCGTCACTCCGACCAGTCGCCCTCGGCGATCGGCGGGCCGTGGCGGTTCAGCAGGTCGGCGGGGAGCAGGAACCGCCGGCCCTCCGGGCCCGACTCCCGCTCGTAGGGCGCCGCGACGTCCTCGGGGACCTCGACGGCGAAGACGACCCAGTCCGGGCCGGCGCCCGGCGGCGGCGGCCGGTCCGTGACCCACACGCCCGGCGACTCGCCCGCCGCGGCGCGGTCGCGGAAGCCGGAGCGCTGGATGGCCATCGCCTCGTCGTAGTCGCTCGAGTGGAAGAAGCGCATCCGGCGGCCGCGGCGGGCCTCGTCGAGTCCGCGGTCGTCGCGGTCGCTCGACATCCCCTCGTGCTCCAGGTCGACGATCACGTGGGTGATCGGCACCGAGTACCGCGCGCGGGCCCGCCGGACGACCTGGCGCTCGAGCCAGTTCGACCGCGCGTGCGGGTGCGTCGAGATGACGACCTCGTCGGGGTCCTCGACCCGGAGGGCGTCGTCGAGCGCCTGCAGCGGGTCGGCGTCGCCGAGCCGGCCGCGCGCCACGAAGCCCGCGGCGGCGAACGCCTCGACCGAGGTGTCGAGCCGGCGGCGGGCGTCCTCCTGGCGCGCCTCGAGGTCCGACGTCAGCCAGTGCTCCAGCCGCGTGCGCGCCAGCGCGGGCGCGACCACCACGACCTCGGACCCCTCACCGGCCCGGTACCGCACCTCGTCGACCACGCCGGGGGCCGCGCAGGTCTCGTTCGCGATGACCAGTATCCGGCGGGGACGTGCCCCGGGTTCGACCGACGGGGACATGTGACGGATGTAACCACCCGTCGCCCCGCCGCGCCACCCCCGGGGCGCACCGATCGCCGCTACCCGTCCGTGAACGTCCCGATCTCGGCCGGCGTGATCCCGAGGCCCTCGTAGGCGCCCTCGAGCGCCGTCGCGACCCGGTCGCCCATCCCGGCCGTCGGGCCGGCGGTGACGTCCAGGGCGTCGAGGGTCGTGCGCGCGGCCCCCGGGTCGGCCGCCGCGACGAGCGGGGCCACCACCCGGAAGAAGGCGAGGCCCTCCGCCTGCTGGACGCGGGCCTCCGCCTCGTCGCCCTCGGCGAGCTCCGCGTCGGCGGTCGCCGCGTACTTCAGCGCCGCCTGGACGTAGGTGATCGTGATCTGGCGCGTCACCTCCGCGACCGCGGCGTCGAGGGCCGCGGCGTCACCCGCCACGGCGGCGTCGCGGGCGGCCTCGATCCGGTCGAGGACCGCGGTGTTCACGGCCGACCCGGTGCCGAAGTCCGCGCCGCGCTTGTCGGCCGTCGCGAACGGCGCGCCCGTCGGGTCCTCGCCGTGGTAGAAGGCCCACGCCTCGTCGACCTTGTGCGGCGCGCCGTCGGCCGGGGCGATCTCCCCCGCCGCCACGTCGGCCCGCGCCGCGGTCAGCTCGTGCAGCGTCCAGGCGACCATCACGCCGTTCTGGATCCCCTTCTGCACCCCCTGCGCACGGACGTCGTCGGAGGCGCCCGCGAACGTGCCGGTGCCCTCCAGGGCGTCGGTCACGAAGGTGTCGAGCCACGCCGGGTCGTCGTAGAAGGCGACGTAGTCGTCCCACACGGGCTCCTCGCGGGCCTCGGTGGCGAACCCGGCGAGCGTGCGCGTCGTCCCGTCGCCGGCGATCGAGTTGCGGCCGTCCCGGTAGAGGGCCGCGGCGGCCGCGAAGTCGACGGGGTCCTCGTCGAGGATGGCGTTGATCGCCGCGACGTCCCGCGTCACCTTCGCGTGGCCCGCGACGTCCGACGCCGGCGCGTAGCCGCCGAACGGCTCCGTCGCCGTGGTGGACCCGGACACCCCGCTCGCCGACCCCGACCCGGAGCCGGAGCCCGACGCCGACCCCGACGCGGAGCCGGCCGTCTCGCCGACGTTGCGCACGTCGGCCCCGTCGTCGTCGCCGCACCCGGCGGCGACCCCTCCCAGCGCGAGCGCCGCCACCGCGGCCGCGGCCGCGATCCGTGAACGTCCCATCCTCTCCACCCCTCTCCATGTTCGGTACGACGAACAGCGCGCGGCAGCCTACCCGAAGAGCGGACGGCCGACGGAGGGGGGCCGCGACGGCCGGGAGGGGCGGTAGGATGCCCCCATGGGACGTTCACACACGGTCGATGACTACCTCGAGGCGATCTACTTCCTCGCCACCCCGGTCGGTGAGTACGGCCCGATCGTCAAGGAGGCGCCGGTCCCCGCGGCCCGCGTCGCCGAGATGCTCAGCGTCACGCCGCCGACGGCGAGCGAGATGCTGAAGCGGCTCGAGGCGGAGGGGCTCGTGGAGCGCGGCCCGCGCAAGGGACCGCTGCTCACCAAGCTCGGCCGCGAGCAGGCGGAGCGCGTGGTGCGCCACCACCGCATCATCGAGCGGTTCCTGACCGACTTCATGGGATACACGCCCGCCGAGTCGCACGTCCACGCCGACGAGCTCGGCGACGCGTTCTCGGACGAGATGGTCGAGCGCCTCGCCGAGCAGCTCGGGCACCCCGACCGCTGCCCCCACGGCTGGCCGGTGGACACCACGCACGAGCAGGAGGAGAACCGCGAGCTGCGGGCCCTCTCCCAGATCGAGTCCGGCGACGCGCGCATCGTGCGCCTCGCCGAGCACGACGGCGACCTCCTCCACTGGTTCTACGACCAGGGCCTCGTCCCCGGCACCGAACTGACCGTGCTCCACGCCGACCACGCGGCCGGCCAGCTGACGATCGAGATCGACGGCGCCGAGCGCGCCATCGGCGAGCGCGCCGCCGCCGGGCTGTACGTCCTCCCCGCCTGACGGCGCCCCCACCGGCCATCCACCGGCGCTAAGGTGGACCGAATGCGTGCGCGTCCAGAGACCGCGGTCCCGGTGACGGGCGACCGTCCGAGCGGGCCCGCGCCGGTGTCGGTCACCGGCCTCTCCAAGTCGTACGGTGACGTCCCCGTGCTCCGCGACGTCGAGCTCCGGGTGCCCGCGGGGGCACTCGTCGCGCTGCTCGGCCCGAGCGGATGCGGCAAGACCACGCTGCTGCGGACGATCGCCGGACTCGAGCGCCACACCGCCGGCGAGGTGCGCGTCGGGGACCGGCTGCTCGCCGGACCCGGCACGTTCGTCCCGCCGGAGCGGCGGCGGGTCGGCATGGTCTTCCAGGACGGGGCGGTCTTCCCCCACCTGAGCGTCGCCCGCAACGTCGGCTACGGCCTCCCCCGCCGCACCCCCGACCGCGACGCCCGCATCGCCGACGCCCTCGAGCTTGTCGGTCTCGCCGGGTACGGCGACCGGTCGCCCGCGACCCTCTCCGGCGGCCAGCTGCAGCGGGTCGCCCTGGCGCGCGCGCTCGCGCCGCGACCGGCGGTGATCCTGCTCGACGAGCCGTTCTCCAGCCTCGACGCCCCCCTCCGCGCCGAGCTGCGCGGCGAGGTGCGCCGCATGCTCACCGCGATCGACGCGACCGCCCTGTTCGTGACCCACGACCAGGAGGAGGCCTTCGTCGTCGGCGACGAGGTCGCCCTCATGCTCGACGGCCGCGTCGTGCAGCAGGGCCCGCCGACCCTCCTCTACGAGCAGCCCGCCTCGCGGGAGATCGCGGCGTTCATCGGCGACGCGAACTTCGTGCCCGGCGACGCCGACGGCGACGGCGCCCGCACCGCGCTCGGCTGGATCCCCCTCGTCGGGGCGCCCGAAGGCGCCGTCGAGGTGATGGTCCGCCCCGAGCGGGTCGTCGCGACCGCCGGCGCGACGGCCACCGTCGACGCGATCGAGTACTTCGGCCACGACGCCGTGTACCGCGTCCGCCTCGACGACGGCGTCGTGCTGCGCTCGAGGGTCATCGGCGCCCCGGCGCTCGCGCCCGGCGACCGGGTCGACCTCGGGTTCACCGGCCCACCGGCCGTCGCGTGGCCCGCCGGGCACGCCCTCCCGGCGGCGGTCGCCGCCACCTGAGCACGACCCCGCCCGACGCCGATCTGCTGGTGCTGGGCGGCGGCCCCGCCGGTGTCGGCGCCGCCTTCCGCGCCGCCCGCGACGGGCACCGGGTCACCCTCCTCGAACGCGCACCCCGGCTCGGCGGGGCCGCGGCGAGCCACACCGTCGCGGGGCACCGGGTCGACCTCGGCAGCCACCGGCTGCACGCCTCCATCGACCCGGGGATCCTGGACGAGCTGCGGGCGCTGCTCGGGGACGACCTGCAGGAACGCGTCCGCAACGGGCGCATCCGCCTCGAGGGCCGCTGGATCGGGTTCCCCCTGCGCCCCCTCGACCTGGTGCGCCACATGCCGCCGGGGATGACGCTCGGCGCGCTGCGCGACATGGCGACCGCCCGGCGGCGCGCCCCGCGGCGCGACACGTTCGACGAGGTGCTGCGGGCCGCCCTCGGCCCGACGATCTGCGACCGCTTCTACCTCCCCTACGCCCGCAAGATCTGGGGGGTGGACCCGTCGGAGCTGAGCGGCGAGCAGGCGCGCCGGCGCGTCGCGGCACGCTCGCCCGGCGGGCTGGCGCGACGGCTCGTCGCCCGCGGCGCCGCCGGCAAGCGCACGTTCCTCTCCCCCGCCCGCGGCTACGGCCAGATCACCGAGGCGCTCGCCGACGCCGCCCGCGCCCACGGGGCCCGCATCGAGACCGGGACCGAGGTCACCGCCGTCGCGCTCGGGACCGGCGGCGCGCGCGTCACCCTGGCCGACGGGCGCGAGCTGTCGGCGCCCCGGGTCTGGTCGACGATCCCCCTCACGGCCCTCGCCGCGATGGCGCGGCCCGCGCCCCCGGACGACGTCCGCGCCGCGGCCGGGGCCCTGCGCTTCCGCGCGATGCTCCTCGTCTACCTCGTGCTCGACACCCCGCGGTTCACGCCGTTCGACGCCCACTACCTGCCGGACGGGGACACGCCGCTGACGCGCGTCTCGGAGCCGAAGAACTACCGCGACGGCGACGACCCCGCCGCGACGACGGTGCTGTGCGCCGAGATCCCGTGCGACCCGGGCGACGCGTTGTGGACGGCGTCCGACGCCGACCTCGGGAGGATCGCGGCCGACGGGCTCGTGGCCTGCGGCCTACCGCGCCCGCGCGTCGTGGCGGTGGAGGTGGCCCGCCTGCCCCAGGCCTACCCCGTCCTGCGCGAGGGCTTCGCGGTGCACCTGGAGCGCCTGGACGCGTGGGCCGACGCGCAGCCCTCCCTGCTCACCCTGGGCCGCCAGGGGCTGTTCGTCCACGACAACGCCCACCACGCGCTCGCCATGGCGTGGGCCGCCGCCGACTGCCTGCGCCCGGACGGCGGGTTCGACGACGCCGCGTGGGCCGCCGCCCGCGCGCGGTTCGCGACGCATGTCGTCGAGGACTGACGAGCCGGAGTTGAGCTCGCGGTGGACCGCCGGGACCACCCGCCGCAGGTAGGACCCGAGCCGCACGAACGAGCGGCCGTGCTCGCGGAAACGGTACCCGATCGGCACCTCCGCGTAGGCGAAGCCCTTGCCCAGCAGGTCCAGCGTCAGCACCTGCGCGTAGTTGAAGTCGTGGACGATCTCGGCCCGTCGCGCGGCGGCGGGCGACAGGGCGCGGTAGCCGCTCTGGCCGTCGGCGACGCGACGGCGGGCGACCACCGACAGCGCCCGGGTGAGCACCCGGTTGCCGAGGCGCCGGTGCGGCAGCATGCGCTCGATGTTCCCGTCGAAGCGCGAGCCGACGACGTAGTCGGCGCGGCCGTCGAGGACCGGGGCCACCATCGCGCCGAGCTCCTCGGGGGCGTACTCGCCGTCGGCATCGCAGAACGCCACGGCCGCCGCCCCGAGGTCCACGCCCTCGGCGAGTCCGCGCCGGACGGCGGCCCCGAGCCCCCGGTTGCGCCCCATGCGGACGACGCGTGCGCCGGCCGCGGCGGCGCGCTCGGCGGTGCGGTCCGACGACCCGTCGTCGACGA
Proteins encoded in this region:
- a CDS encoding metal-dependent transcriptional regulator, giving the protein MGRSHTVDDYLEAIYFLATPVGEYGPIVKEAPVPAARVAEMLSVTPPTASEMLKRLEAEGLVERGPRKGPLLTKLGREQAERVVRHHRIIERFLTDFMGYTPAESHVHADELGDAFSDEMVERLAEQLGHPDRCPHGWPVDTTHEQEENRELRALSQIESGDARIVRLAEHDGDLLHWFYDQGLVPGTELTVLHADHAAGQLTIEIDGAERAIGERAAAGLYVLPA
- a CDS encoding protoporphyrinogen/coproporphyrinogen oxidase: MARRARPPGGGRRHLSTTPPDADLLVLGGGPAGVGAAFRAARDGHRVTLLERAPRLGGAAASHTVAGHRVDLGSHRLHASIDPGILDELRALLGDDLQERVRNGRIRLEGRWIGFPLRPLDLVRHMPPGMTLGALRDMATARRRAPRRDTFDEVLRAALGPTICDRFYLPYARKIWGVDPSELSGEQARRRVAARSPGGLARRLVARGAAGKRTFLSPARGYGQITEALADAARAHGARIETGTEVTAVALGTGGARVTLADGRELSAPRVWSTIPLTALAAMARPAPPDDVRAAAGALRFRAMLLVYLVLDTPRFTPFDAHYLPDGDTPLTRVSEPKNYRDGDDPAATTVLCAEIPCDPGDALWTASDADLGRIAADGLVACGLPRPRVVAVEVARLPQAYPVLREGFAVHLERLDAWADAQPSLLTLGRQGLFVHDNAHHALAMAWAAADCLRPDGGFDDAAWAAARARFATHVVED
- a CDS encoding ABC transporter ATP-binding protein, translating into MRARPETAVPVTGDRPSGPAPVSVTGLSKSYGDVPVLRDVELRVPAGALVALLGPSGCGKTTLLRTIAGLERHTAGEVRVGDRLLAGPGTFVPPERRRVGMVFQDGAVFPHLSVARNVGYGLPRRTPDRDARIADALELVGLAGYGDRSPATLSGGQLQRVALARALAPRPAVILLDEPFSSLDAPLRAELRGEVRRMLTAIDATALFVTHDQEEAFVVGDEVALMLDGRVVQQGPPTLLYEQPASREIAAFIGDANFVPGDADGDGARTALGWIPLVGAPEGAVEVMVRPERVVATAGATATVDAIEYFGHDAVYRVRLDDGVVLRSRVIGAPALAPGDRVDLGFTGPPAVAWPAGHALPAAVAAT
- a CDS encoding peptidylprolyl isomerase, producing MTRSPRVLAAALAVAALLGAAGCGGDDGPDGASAPAPVVTNFAGDVCSAREPDPDPEPATYPAPPPVTIDPSVDYTATLETSCGTIVIALDADAAPIAVNNFVFLAREGFYDGLRFHRVVTGFVIQGGDPEGDGRGGPGYTFPDELPDDGYPAGSVAMVNSGPDTNGSQFFIVTGAAELPNVYSRFGTVTRGLDVARAIEAFADPNADPGDPSSQTPSDPVYVYSVTITES
- a CDS encoding FEA1-related lipoprotein (This lipoprotein, of unknown function, is related to FEA1 (Fe-assimilating protein 1) from Chlamydomonas reinhardtii (see PF07692).), which produces MGRSRIAAAAAVAALALGGVAAGCGDDDGADVRNVGETAGSASGSASGSGSGSGSASGVSGSTTATEPFGGYAPASDVAGHAKVTRDVAAINAILDEDPVDFAAAAALYRDGRNSIAGDGTTRTLAGFATEAREEPVWDDYVAFYDDPAWLDTFVTDALEGTGTFAGASDDVRAQGVQKGIQNGVMVAWTLHELTAARADVAAGEIAPADGAPHKVDEAWAFYHGEDPTGAPFATADKRGADFGTGSAVNTAVLDRIEAARDAAVAGDAAALDAAVAEVTRQITITYVQAALKYAATADAELAEGDEAEARVQQAEGLAFFRVVAPLVAAADPGAARTTLDALDVTAGPTAGMGDRVATALEGAYEGLGITPAEIGTFTDG